One region of Xylanimonas ulmi genomic DNA includes:
- the nudC gene encoding NAD(+) diphosphatase codes for MPTPLGAVAALDLPFARARHDRAAARRDTPDLLERLCADPATRVLVLHGDRLAVVGDPARLAVVGPAGLPAPLDASPTPPPHLDAADDPADAPRDAPREEGPPLWLFLGEHDGVAYTALAAPQTTSALAMLSAAAADAADAGEPRGVAWATLRELDALDDLHQGLATQAVALANWHAVHAFCPRCGAPTRVRDAGWVRWCPVEDRELYPRTDPAVIMAVVDDADRILLGHAAHWPAARFSTLAGFVEPGESLEQAVRREVAEEAGVRVGAGADDVVYRGSQTWPFPASLMLGFRARVEGVGADVTPDGVELTDVRWLTRAALSAALASGDVVLPPRLSIARALIEEWHGGRLPGA; via the coding sequence GTGCCCACACCCCTTGGCGCCGTGGCGGCCCTCGACCTGCCGTTCGCCCGCGCCCGCCACGACCGGGCGGCAGCGCGCCGCGACACCCCCGACCTGCTCGAGCGCCTGTGCGCGGACCCCGCCACGCGCGTGCTGGTGCTGCACGGCGACCGGCTCGCCGTCGTCGGCGATCCCGCGCGCCTGGCCGTGGTCGGGCCCGCCGGCCTGCCCGCCCCACTCGACGCGAGCCCCACGCCGCCCCCGCACCTGGACGCGGCTGACGACCCGGCCGACGCCCCGCGTGACGCGCCGCGCGAGGAGGGGCCGCCGCTGTGGCTGTTCCTGGGCGAGCACGACGGCGTCGCGTACACGGCGCTGGCGGCGCCGCAGACGACGTCCGCGCTCGCCATGCTCTCGGCGGCCGCCGCCGACGCCGCCGACGCGGGGGAGCCGCGTGGCGTTGCGTGGGCGACGCTGCGCGAGCTCGACGCGCTCGACGACCTGCACCAGGGCCTCGCCACGCAAGCCGTCGCGCTCGCGAACTGGCATGCGGTGCACGCGTTCTGCCCGCGTTGCGGCGCCCCGACGCGCGTGCGCGACGCCGGCTGGGTGCGCTGGTGCCCGGTCGAGGACCGCGAGCTGTACCCGCGCACCGACCCGGCGGTGATCATGGCCGTGGTCGACGACGCCGACCGGATCCTGCTGGGCCACGCGGCGCACTGGCCCGCGGCGCGATTCTCGACGCTCGCGGGCTTCGTCGAGCCCGGTGAGAGCCTGGAGCAGGCGGTGCGCCGTGAGGTCGCCGAGGAGGCCGGGGTGCGCGTCGGGGCGGGCGCCGACGACGTCGTCTACCGCGGGTCGCAGACCTGGCCGTTCCCGGCCTCGCTCATGCTGGGCTTCCGGGCGCGGGTCGAGGGCGTCGGGGCCGATGTCACGCCCGACGGCGTCGAGCTCACGGACGTGCGCTGGCTCACGCGAGCGGCGCTGTCGGCCGCGCTGGCGTCGGGCGACGTCGTCCTGCCACCACGCCTGTCGATCGCGCGGGCGCTCATCGAGGAGTGGCACGGCGGGCGCCTGCCTGGCGCCTGA
- a CDS encoding phosphotransferase, with amino-acid sequence MPRSALALAALATAAVPGLDARAVRQEDAPGEYDVAVVTASDGTLWEVRAPQSAVAGAALEAEMGLLDALHRYHEAGVLPFAVPRIAGSALLPEGGHAVVHKHIAGAPLDIESLTPGPGLAADLGRTLAAVHELPASVVETCGLPSYTAETYRERRLVELDEAATTGRVPTALLRRWEAALEDVALWRFRPVVVHGDLAADQVLVAGGRVIAVTGWSDARVADPADDLAWLLVAAPPESVDSIMEAYQLRRTELQDPRLVDRALLVGELALARWLLHGVRQGLPEVVADAEAMLADLDEATREDAV; translated from the coding sequence GTGCCACGCTCCGCCCTCGCCCTCGCCGCGCTCGCCACGGCGGCCGTTCCGGGCCTCGACGCCCGAGCGGTCCGTCAGGAGGACGCGCCCGGTGAGTACGACGTCGCCGTCGTGACCGCGAGCGACGGGACGCTGTGGGAGGTGCGCGCGCCTCAGTCGGCGGTGGCCGGCGCCGCGCTCGAGGCCGAGATGGGGCTGCTCGACGCGCTGCACCGGTACCACGAGGCGGGCGTGCTGCCCTTCGCCGTCCCCCGCATCGCCGGGTCCGCGCTGCTGCCCGAGGGTGGCCACGCCGTCGTGCACAAGCACATCGCGGGCGCCCCGCTCGACATCGAGTCGCTGACGCCGGGACCCGGGCTCGCGGCCGACCTCGGACGCACCCTCGCGGCCGTCCACGAGCTGCCCGCCTCGGTCGTCGAGACGTGCGGCCTGCCGTCCTACACCGCCGAGACCTACCGCGAGCGGCGCCTGGTCGAGCTCGACGAGGCGGCCACGACCGGCCGCGTCCCGACCGCGCTCCTGCGCCGCTGGGAGGCGGCCCTCGAGGACGTCGCCCTGTGGCGGTTCCGGCCCGTCGTGGTGCACGGCGACCTGGCGGCCGACCAGGTGCTCGTCGCAGGCGGGCGCGTCATCGCGGTCACCGGGTGGTCGGATGCGCGCGTGGCCGACCCCGCCGACGACCTCGCCTGGCTGCTGGTCGCGGCGCCGCCCGAGTCGGTCGACTCGATCATGGAGGCCTACCAGTTGCGTCGCACCGAGCTGCAGGACCCGCGGTTGGTCGACCGCGCGCTGCTCGTCGGCGAGCTCGCGCTCGCGCGCTGGCTGCTGCACGGTGTGCGCCAGGGCCTGCCCGAGGTGGTCGCCGACGCCGAGGCGATGCTCGCGGACCTGGACGAGGCCACGCGCGAGGACGCGGTCTGA
- a CDS encoding mycoredoxin produces the protein MTAAPTLPAPGSITMYSTTWCGYCRRLKTQLDSAGIGYTEIDIEDQPETAAFVEQVNGGNRTVPTVVFPDGSAATNPSLADVKRALAG, from the coding sequence ATGACCGCCGCCCCCACGCTGCCCGCCCCCGGCTCCATCACCATGTACTCGACGACGTGGTGCGGCTACTGCCGCCGGCTCAAGACGCAGCTCGACTCCGCGGGCATCGGCTACACCGAGATCGACATCGAGGACCAGCCCGAGACGGCGGCGTTCGTCGAGCAGGTCAACGGCGGCAACCGCACGGTGCCGACCGTCGTGTTCCCCGACGGCTCGGCCGCGACCAACCCGTCGCTCGCCGACGTCAAGCGGGCGCTCGCCGGCTGA
- a CDS encoding ThiF family adenylyltransferase, translating to MTSDQTLARLRLRSGTPVLDRGGGEVQLGTDPRWALRLAGLDPAEVTWLRDLATRRHTSPVASADRLGVTPARRCEIVGVLRRGGFLHPAPPAGEAVAAVAAVGDGAADAPALGALRADGAGRRTLAGRARASVAVAGLGRLGAALAVELATAGVGTLVARDRAPVLTTDLGLGAYAPTDVGRPRGAALGEAVARVAPRTRVLPDGAADVVVLVEAHAPAPARYARLMGEGVAHLTVTVREADVVVGPFVLPGVTACARCADLHRADEDPAWPALAAQLRQVSEPPQETALAAGAAAVASAQVLAHLDGIRPASAGSLVELALPQVLPLARELRPHRRCGCVTLSRE from the coding sequence GTGACCTCGGACCAGACCCTCGCGCGGCTGCGGCTGCGCTCCGGCACACCCGTGCTCGACCGCGGCGGCGGCGAGGTGCAGCTCGGCACCGACCCGCGGTGGGCGCTGCGGCTGGCCGGGCTCGACCCGGCCGAGGTGACCTGGCTGCGCGACCTGGCCACACGCCGGCACACCTCCCCCGTCGCGTCGGCCGACCGGCTCGGGGTGACGCCCGCGCGCCGCTGCGAGATCGTCGGCGTGCTGCGCCGCGGCGGCTTCCTGCACCCGGCGCCGCCCGCGGGCGAGGCGGTGGCCGCGGTGGCCGCGGTCGGCGACGGCGCCGCCGACGCCCCCGCACTCGGCGCGCTGCGCGCCGACGGCGCGGGCAGGCGCACGCTCGCCGGCCGCGCGCGGGCGTCGGTGGCCGTCGCCGGCCTGGGCCGCCTCGGCGCGGCGCTCGCTGTGGAGCTGGCGACGGCCGGGGTCGGCACACTCGTCGCGCGCGACCGCGCGCCCGTCCTGACCACCGACCTGGGCCTGGGCGCCTACGCCCCCACCGACGTCGGGCGGCCCCGTGGCGCCGCGCTGGGCGAGGCGGTCGCACGCGTCGCGCCGCGCACGCGCGTGCTGCCCGACGGCGCCGCCGACGTCGTCGTCCTGGTGGAGGCGCACGCGCCGGCGCCCGCACGCTACGCGCGGCTCATGGGCGAGGGGGTGGCGCACCTGACGGTGACGGTGCGCGAGGCCGACGTCGTCGTGGGGCCGTTCGTGCTGCCGGGGGTCACCGCGTGCGCGCGGTGCGCCGACCTGCACCGGGCCGACGAGGACCCCGCCTGGCCCGCGCTGGCCGCGCAACTGCGGCAGGTGAGCGAGCCGCCACAGGAGACGGCGCTGGCCGCGGGCGCCGCGGCGGTGGCCAGCGCCCAGGTGCTCGCGCACCTGGACGGGATCCGGCCGGCGTCGGCCGGATCGCTCGTCGAGCTCGCCCTGCCCCAGGTGCTGCCGCTGGCCCGCGAGCTACGGCCGCACCGGCGGTGCGGCTGCGTGACCCTCAGCCGTGAGTGA
- a CDS encoding ATP-dependent DNA helicase produces MSGEDEQRGFDELGHAFTGGLWTGAEAAGASLADWSALDAEPVEAPAPAPTLTAREIARLIGRHEPTDEQVAVIEAPLTPTLVVAGAGSGKTETMAARVVWLIANGLVEPEQVLGLTFTRKAAGELQTRVTSRLAQLARARGRAPGADTAIDLLARPTVATYNAYAASLVTDHGLRLGVEPGSRLLGEANQWQLASQLVESWDMDLGTDRAVSSVVGAVISLAGELGEHLVPVEDARAALDAMLERLEALPLGTRQRTRGADVEKLLRSLGERRSLLDLVAEYRRRKRASDALDFGDQIAFGADLARSVPHVGEVERARFRVVLLDEYQDTSYAQVELLAGLFGGGHAVTAVGDPHQSIYGWRGASASGLARFPERFRRVDGAPAQVRYLSTSWRNDAAVLTAANVASAPLRAPRPAAALVDPVESTSAAVHVPPLALRPGAGQGAVVAHVAATIEEEAETVAQWVAARWRPGSHPAGRTTAAVLCRARSQFAAVEVALRRRGLPVEVVGLGGLLSTPEVVDVVALLEAVHDPSRGDSVLRLLTGPRVNLGAADLHALGSWAHDLARADDPRRAAAWLGRSGRDGDDEPSGPDDPAVVEGDVVDHRSLVDALDDLPAPGRAARDGRVLSAAGHARLTALGGVLRGLRGLTYLSLPELVVQAERALGLDVEVATADVLGQVVPDAGERVSRRGREHLDAFRDVAATFAQSADVATLGAFLAWLGVAQAQERGLDLPVREPDPDAVQVITAHAAKGLEWDVVAVPGLVDGVFPTIAQTSSGQRADSGWLTDVGALPYPLRGDAADLPVFGWAAAADTRELEERRVEFRLACGEHALAEERRLAYVAFTRARRELLLAAHWWGAAAKPRRLSPFLTELVEAGVVEEGGWSAQPEPGEGNPRDADEVTASWPAPDDADGASPRDVLRQGAGLVDAAAAARADRPAGELSAPAGVLRDASGHDVVELARMLLAERDERSGHRVELPAHISASGLVRLAADREAFALQLRRPVPTQPTVHARRGTRFHEWVERHFTSSSLLDLEDLPGADDADLPGDADLDALKERFLASEWAHRTPIAVEQDVETPIAGVMTRSRMDAVFPDPERGPDAVVVVDWKTGRPPADDEARAAREVQLAVYRLAWSRWTGLPLDRVSAAFCYVAAGQTVRPERLRTESELEALITAGA; encoded by the coding sequence GTGAGCGGCGAGGACGAGCAGCGCGGGTTCGACGAGCTCGGGCACGCGTTCACCGGTGGGCTGTGGACCGGCGCCGAGGCGGCGGGCGCGTCGCTCGCGGACTGGTCGGCGCTCGACGCCGAGCCGGTCGAGGCCCCCGCGCCGGCCCCGACCCTCACCGCCCGCGAGATCGCGCGTCTCATCGGCCGTCATGAGCCGACCGACGAGCAGGTGGCCGTGATCGAGGCCCCGCTCACCCCGACGCTCGTGGTCGCGGGCGCGGGGTCCGGCAAGACCGAGACCATGGCCGCGCGCGTCGTCTGGCTCATCGCGAACGGGCTGGTCGAGCCCGAGCAGGTGCTCGGCCTGACCTTCACGCGCAAGGCGGCGGGCGAGCTGCAGACGCGTGTGACCTCCCGCCTGGCCCAGCTCGCCCGGGCGCGCGGACGGGCGCCGGGCGCCGACACCGCGATCGACCTGCTCGCGCGGCCCACGGTCGCGACCTACAACGCCTACGCCGCCTCGCTCGTCACCGACCACGGGCTGCGCCTGGGCGTGGAGCCCGGCTCACGGCTGCTCGGCGAGGCGAACCAGTGGCAGCTCGCGAGCCAGCTCGTCGAGTCCTGGGACATGGACCTGGGCACCGACCGCGCGGTGTCGAGCGTGGTGGGCGCCGTCATCTCGCTCGCAGGCGAGCTCGGCGAGCACCTCGTGCCCGTCGAGGACGCGCGCGCGGCGCTCGACGCGATGCTTGAACGGCTTGAGGCGCTGCCGCTCGGCACGCGGCAGCGCACACGCGGCGCCGACGTCGAGAAGCTGCTGCGCAGCCTGGGCGAACGCCGCAGCCTGCTCGACCTGGTCGCCGAATACCGACGCCGCAAGCGTGCGTCCGACGCCCTCGACTTCGGCGACCAGATCGCGTTCGGAGCCGACCTGGCCCGGTCGGTCCCGCACGTGGGCGAGGTGGAGCGCGCACGGTTCCGTGTGGTGCTCCTCGACGAGTACCAGGACACGTCGTACGCGCAGGTCGAACTGCTCGCCGGGCTGTTCGGCGGCGGCCACGCGGTCACCGCCGTGGGGGACCCGCACCAGTCGATCTACGGCTGGCGCGGCGCCTCGGCCTCGGGGCTCGCCCGCTTCCCCGAGCGGTTCCGCCGCGTCGACGGCGCACCGGCGCAGGTGCGCTACCTGTCGACGTCGTGGCGCAACGACGCCGCGGTGCTCACCGCCGCCAACGTGGCCTCGGCCCCGCTGCGCGCCCCCCGGCCCGCCGCCGCGCTGGTCGATCCTGTCGAGAGCACGTCGGCCGCGGTCCACGTCCCACCGCTGGCCCTGCGCCCGGGTGCGGGCCAGGGGGCGGTCGTCGCCCACGTCGCGGCGACCATCGAGGAGGAGGCCGAGACGGTCGCGCAGTGGGTCGCGGCGCGCTGGCGTCCGGGCTCGCATCCCGCCGGGCGCACGACGGCGGCGGTGCTGTGCCGGGCCCGGTCGCAGTTCGCGGCCGTCGAGGTCGCGCTGCGCCGCCGGGGCCTGCCGGTCGAGGTCGTCGGGCTGGGTGGGCTGCTGTCGACGCCCGAGGTCGTCGACGTCGTCGCGCTGCTCGAGGCGGTGCACGACCCGTCGCGCGGCGACTCGGTGCTGCGGCTGCTGACGGGACCGCGCGTCAACCTGGGCGCCGCGGACCTGCACGCGCTCGGCTCGTGGGCGCACGACCTCGCGCGTGCCGACGACCCGCGCCGTGCCGCGGCCTGGCTCGGCCGCTCGGGGCGCGACGGTGATGATGAGCCGAGCGGACCGGACGATCCCGCCGTGGTCGAGGGCGACGTCGTCGACCATCGCTCGCTCGTGGACGCGCTCGACGACCTGCCGGCCCCCGGCCGCGCCGCGCGCGACGGACGTGTGCTGAGTGCGGCGGGTCACGCCCGCCTGACGGCGCTCGGCGGGGTGCTGCGCGGCCTGCGTGGACTGACCTACCTGTCGCTGCCCGAGCTCGTGGTCCAGGCCGAGCGCGCGCTGGGCCTGGACGTCGAGGTCGCCACGGCCGATGTGCTGGGGCAGGTCGTGCCCGACGCGGGCGAGCGCGTCAGTCGCCGGGGGCGCGAGCACCTGGACGCGTTCCGCGACGTCGCCGCGACGTTCGCGCAGTCGGCCGACGTCGCGACGCTCGGCGCCTTCCTCGCCTGGCTCGGCGTCGCCCAGGCGCAGGAGCGCGGCCTCGACCTGCCGGTGCGCGAGCCCGACCCGGACGCCGTCCAGGTCATCACGGCGCACGCCGCCAAGGGCCTGGAGTGGGACGTCGTCGCGGTGCCGGGCCTGGTCGACGGCGTGTTCCCCACGATCGCGCAGACGTCCTCGGGGCAGCGCGCCGACTCCGGGTGGCTGACCGACGTCGGCGCGCTGCCGTACCCGCTGCGCGGCGACGCCGCGGACCTGCCCGTGTTCGGCTGGGCCGCGGCCGCGGACACGCGCGAGCTGGAGGAGCGTCGGGTCGAGTTCCGCCTGGCGTGCGGTGAGCACGCGCTCGCCGAGGAGCGCCGGCTCGCGTACGTCGCGTTCACCCGCGCGCGCCGCGAGCTGCTGCTGGCGGCGCACTGGTGGGGCGCCGCGGCCAAGCCGCGCAGGCTCTCACCGTTCCTGACCGAGCTCGTTGAGGCGGGAGTGGTCGAGGAGGGCGGCTGGAGCGCGCAGCCCGAGCCGGGTGAGGGCAACCCGCGCGACGCCGACGAGGTCACCGCCTCGTGGCCCGCGCCCGACGACGCAGACGGAGCCTCGCCGCGCGACGTGCTGCGCCAGGGCGCGGGGCTGGTCGACGCCGCGGCCGCCGCGCGCGCGGATCGGCCGGCGGGCGAGCTCAGCGCGCCCGCGGGTGTGCTGCGCGACGCGTCAGGCCACGACGTCGTCGAGCTCGCGCGCATGCTGCTGGCCGAGCGTGACGAGCGATCGGGCCACCGGGTCGAGCTGCCCGCGCACATCTCGGCCTCGGGCCTGGTGCGGCTGGCGGCCGACCGCGAGGCGTTCGCGCTGCAACTGCGCCGTCCCGTGCCCACCCAGCCCACGGTCCACGCGCGCCGCGGCACCCGCTTCCACGAGTGGGTCGAGCGGCACTTCACGTCGTCGTCGCTGCTCGACCTGGAGGACCTGCCCGGCGCCGACGACGCCGACCTGCCGGGCGACGCGGACCTCGACGCGCTCAAGGAGCGGTTCCTGGCGAGCGAGTGGGCCCACCGCACGCCGATCGCCGTCGAGCAGGACGTCGAGACGCCGATCGCCGGGGTCATGACCCGCTCGCGGATGGACGCCGTGTTCCCGGACCCGGAGCGCGGCCCGGACGCCGTCGTCGTCGTCGACTGGAAGACCGGGCGCCCGCCCGCCGACGACGAGGCGCGCGCGGCGCGCGAGGTCCAGCTCGCGGTGTACCGGCTGGCGTGGTCGCGCTGGACGGGCCTGCCGCTCGACCGGGTCAGCGCCGCGTTCTGCTACGTCGCGGCGGGTCAGACGGTGCGCCCCGAACGGCTGCGCACCGAGTCGGAGCTGGAGGCGCTCATCACCGCCGGCGCGTGA
- a CDS encoding SprT-like domain-containing protein, whose amino-acid sequence MATDARSSVEVRRSRRRTATVSAYREGDRTIVAIPARFSRAQEQEWVAKMLARLESKERRRRPSDDQLIARAHDLSERYLDGKAEPSSVRWSDNQGRRWGSCTLTDRSIRISTRVRGMPSWVLDYVLLHELAHLLHAGHGPEFWRLLEAYPRTDRARGFLEGVSFSQDD is encoded by the coding sequence GTGGCCACTGACGCGCGCTCGTCCGTCGAGGTCCGTCGCAGCCGGCGGCGGACCGCCACGGTGAGCGCGTACCGCGAGGGTGACCGCACCATCGTCGCCATTCCCGCCCGCTTCTCCCGCGCCCAGGAGCAGGAGTGGGTCGCCAAGATGCTCGCGCGGCTCGAGAGCAAGGAGCGGCGGCGGCGGCCCAGCGACGACCAGCTCATCGCGCGCGCCCACGACCTGTCCGAGCGCTACCTCGACGGCAAGGCCGAGCCCTCCAGCGTGCGCTGGTCGGACAACCAGGGGCGGCGCTGGGGCTCGTGCACGCTGACCGACCGCTCGATCCGCATCTCGACGCGTGTGCGGGGGATGCCCTCGTGGGTGCTCGACTACGTGCTGCTGCACGAGTTGGCCCACCTGCTGCACGCGGGCCACGGGCCCGAGTTCTGGCGGCTGCTGGAGGCCTACCCGCGCACGGATCGCGCCCGCGGGTTCCTTGAGGGCGTCTCGTTCTCGCAGGACGACTGA
- a CDS encoding ATP-dependent DNA helicase UvrD2 translates to MSSVANSAASFGHPDAILDALDPEQREVATALHGPVVVLAGAGTGKTRAITHRIAYGVRSGVYKPTTVLAVTFTARAAGEMRTRLRDLGVVGVQARTFHAAALRQLGYFWPRVIGGAPSRIVEHKAALVAEAARLVGVSVDRVAVRDLASEIEWAKVSLVAAEDYARRALAEGRPAPAGFDHQQVARLATAYEEVKGERGVMDFEDVLQILAGILAENRTVAEEVRAQYRHFVVDEYQDVSPLQQFLLDQWLGDRSDLCVVGDPSQTIYSFTGASPRYLLDFRKRFPRAHEVRLVRDYRSTPQVVRLANELLRRGRVTGALELRAQRPAGPPVAFTAYDDDDAEAAGVAAKAARLVAEGMRASEIAVLYRTNAQSQAFEAALADAGVGYQVRGGERFFQRKEVRDAIVLLRGAARSADPDQPMPEQVRDVLTSAGWSPAPPAARGAARERWDAMAALVGLADDLARTGPATIASLVAELEERAAAQHAPTVDGVTLASLHAAKGLEWDAVFLAGMNEGLMPISLAETDDAVAEERRLLYVGVTRARVRLEVSYARSRAPGGRASRKRTRFLDDLWPEAGGVRRSAARSRPRELLTGEHDAALFEALREWRRQVAAENDQPAYTVLTDQVLAAVAEVRPTSTMQLARIQGIGPVKIDRYGAAVLAVVARSDDASGDASKKF, encoded by the coding sequence ATGTCATCCGTCGCCAACTCCGCCGCGTCCTTCGGTCATCCCGACGCGATCCTCGACGCGCTCGACCCCGAGCAGCGTGAGGTCGCCACGGCCCTGCACGGGCCCGTCGTCGTGCTCGCCGGGGCCGGCACCGGCAAGACGCGCGCGATCACGCACCGCATCGCCTATGGCGTGCGCTCGGGCGTCTACAAGCCGACGACGGTGCTGGCCGTGACGTTCACGGCGCGGGCCGCGGGGGAGATGCGCACGCGCCTGCGCGACCTGGGCGTGGTCGGCGTGCAGGCTCGCACGTTCCACGCCGCGGCGCTGCGCCAGCTCGGGTACTTCTGGCCGCGCGTCATCGGCGGCGCGCCGAGCCGGATCGTGGAGCACAAGGCGGCGCTGGTCGCCGAGGCGGCGCGGCTCGTGGGGGTGAGCGTGGACCGCGTCGCGGTGCGCGACCTGGCCTCGGAGATCGAATGGGCCAAGGTGAGCCTGGTCGCCGCCGAGGACTACGCGCGCCGTGCCCTGGCCGAGGGGCGCCCGGCGCCCGCGGGCTTCGACCACCAGCAGGTCGCGCGGCTGGCGACCGCGTACGAGGAGGTCAAGGGCGAGCGCGGGGTCATGGACTTCGAGGACGTGCTGCAGATCCTCGCGGGCATCCTCGCCGAGAACCGGACGGTCGCCGAGGAGGTGCGGGCGCAGTACCGCCACTTCGTGGTCGACGAGTACCAGGACGTCTCGCCGCTCCAGCAGTTCTTGCTCGACCAGTGGCTCGGTGACCGCTCCGACCTGTGTGTGGTCGGCGACCCGTCGCAGACGATCTACTCGTTCACGGGCGCGAGCCCGCGCTACCTGCTCGACTTCCGCAAGCGCTTCCCGCGGGCGCACGAGGTGCGGCTGGTGCGCGACTACCGCTCGACGCCCCAGGTGGTGCGCCTGGCCAACGAGCTGCTGCGCCGCGGGCGTGTCACGGGGGCGCTCGAACTGCGCGCGCAGCGCCCCGCGGGCCCGCCCGTCGCCTTCACGGCGTACGACGACGACGACGCCGAGGCCGCGGGCGTCGCCGCGAAGGCGGCCCGGCTCGTGGCGGAGGGCATGCGCGCGAGCGAGATCGCCGTGCTGTACCGCACCAACGCGCAGTCGCAGGCGTTCGAGGCGGCGCTCGCGGACGCGGGGGTCGGCTACCAGGTGCGCGGCGGCGAGCGGTTCTTCCAGCGCAAGGAGGTGCGCGACGCCATCGTGCTGCTGCGCGGCGCCGCGCGATCGGCGGACCCGGACCAGCCGATGCCCGAGCAGGTGCGCGACGTGTTGACCTCGGCCGGCTGGTCGCCCGCGCCCCCGGCCGCGCGTGGCGCGGCGCGCGAGCGGTGGGACGCGATGGCGGCGCTCGTCGGGCTGGCCGACGACCTCGCGCGCACCGGCCCGGCGACGATCGCGAGCCTGGTCGCGGAGTTGGAGGAGCGCGCGGCGGCGCAGCACGCGCCGACGGTCGACGGCGTCACGCTCGCGTCGCTGCACGCGGCCAAGGGCCTGGAGTGGGACGCCGTCTTCCTGGCGGGGATGAACGAGGGGCTCATGCCGATCTCGCTTGCGGAGACCGACGACGCGGTCGCCGAGGAGCGGCGCCTGCTGTACGTGGGCGTCACACGCGCCCGGGTGCGCCTGGAGGTGTCGTACGCGCGCTCACGCGCCCCGGGCGGTCGCGCGAGCCGCAAGCGCACGCGGTTCCTCGACGACCTGTGGCCCGAGGCGGGCGGGGTCCGGCGCTCCGCGGCGCGCAGCCGCCCGCGTGAGCTGTTGACAGGGGAGCACGACGCCGCGCTGTTCGAGGCGCTGCGCGAGTGGCGCCGCCAGGTCGCGGCCGAGAACGACCAGCCCGCCTACACCGTGCTGACCGACCAGGTGCTCGCCGCGGTCGCCGAGGTGCGCCCCACCTCGACCATGCAACTGGCCCGGATCCAGGGCATCGGCCCGGTGAAGATCGACCGGTACGGGGCCGCCGTGCTGGCCGTCGTGGCGCGCTCCGACGACGCGTCGGGCGACGCGTCGAAGAAGTTCTGA
- a CDS encoding WhiB family transcriptional regulator, producing the protein MRLAHLLDERHLEMAPGAAAWTPHQPLPSASNGLSAASAGTVHTPTQAGASGVDLEFDAVMSSVLPCRSHDPELWFAEHTAQVEQAKALCRTCPLREGCLAGALERAEPWGVWGGEVFVDGAIVARKRGRGRPRKSESQAA; encoded by the coding sequence GTGCGACTCGCGCACCTACTGGACGAGCGACACCTGGAGATGGCTCCTGGCGCCGCCGCCTGGACTCCCCACCAACCCCTGCCCAGCGCCTCGAACGGCTTGAGCGCCGCGAGCGCTGGGACTGTCCACACCCCCACGCAGGCGGGGGCCAGCGGCGTCGACCTGGAGTTCGACGCCGTGATGAGCAGCGTTCTGCCGTGCCGGTCGCACGACCCGGAGCTGTGGTTCGCCGAGCACACCGCGCAGGTCGAGCAGGCCAAGGCCCTGTGCCGCACCTGCCCGCTGCGCGAGGGTTGCCTCGCCGGCGCCCTGGAGCGCGCCGAGCCCTGGGGCGTGTGGGGCGGCGAGGTCTTCGTCGACGGCGCCATCGTGGCCCGCAAGCGCGGGCGCGGGCGGCCCCGCAAGTCGGAGAGCCAGGCTGCGTGA